The following are from one region of the Streptomyces decoyicus genome:
- a CDS encoding amino acid permease, giving the protein MSTQHGTPHDSRRSRGMFRTKTVEQSILDTEEPEHTLRKSLSVLDLTVFGVGVVIGTGIFVLTGKIAKEQAGPSVALSFVVAGVVCALAALCYAEFASTVPVAGSAYTFSYASLGELPAWIIGWDLVLELALGCAVVAVGWSGYIRSLLDSAGLHLPAGLSGTHEGHFGFDLLATILVLVLTGILVLGMKLSSRVTAVVVGIKVTVVLLVIIAGAFLINGANYEPFIPPSRPSETGGGLAAPLSQLIFGFSPSHFGTMGIFAAAAVVFFAFIGFDIVATAAEETRHPQRDVPRGILGSLAICTVLYVAVSVVVTGMQKYSKLSTDAPLADAFKDLGQPFFAGVISFGAAVGLTSVCMILLLGQSRVFFAMSRDGLLPRIFSRAHPRFGTPYRSTIVLGVVVAVVAGFTSIDELAELVNIGTLFAFVVVAVGVVLLRRSRPDLHRSFRTPWVPVVPALSVLASVWLMLNLPAETWVRFAIWMVIGFGVYFLYGRSHSRLGIRNRQTGKD; this is encoded by the coding sequence ATGAGCACACAGCACGGCACACCACACGATTCGCGCCGCAGTCGCGGCATGTTCCGGACGAAGACTGTAGAGCAGTCGATCCTGGACACCGAGGAGCCGGAGCACACGCTCAGAAAATCTCTTTCGGTGCTCGATCTCACCGTTTTCGGTGTCGGTGTCGTGATCGGCACCGGCATTTTCGTCCTCACCGGCAAAATCGCCAAGGAGCAGGCCGGGCCTTCGGTCGCACTGTCCTTCGTCGTCGCGGGCGTGGTCTGTGCGCTGGCGGCCCTGTGTTACGCGGAGTTCGCCTCCACCGTGCCGGTCGCCGGATCGGCCTACACCTTCTCGTACGCCTCGCTCGGCGAGCTGCCGGCCTGGATCATCGGCTGGGACCTGGTCCTGGAACTTGCCCTGGGCTGCGCGGTGGTCGCCGTCGGCTGGTCCGGCTACATCCGCTCCCTGCTGGACTCCGCCGGGCTGCACCTGCCCGCCGGGCTCTCCGGCACCCACGAGGGGCACTTCGGCTTCGATCTGCTCGCCACCATCCTCGTGCTGGTGCTGACCGGCATCCTGGTGCTCGGGATGAAACTGTCCTCACGGGTGACGGCAGTGGTCGTCGGGATCAAGGTCACCGTCGTCCTGCTGGTCATCATCGCCGGTGCCTTTCTCATCAACGGCGCCAACTACGAGCCGTTCATCCCGCCCAGCCGGCCCAGTGAGACCGGCGGCGGACTGGCCGCGCCGCTGTCGCAGCTGATTTTCGGCTTCAGCCCGTCCCACTTCGGGACCATGGGCATCTTCGCCGCGGCGGCCGTGGTCTTCTTCGCCTTCATCGGCTTCGACATCGTGGCCACCGCCGCCGAGGAGACCCGGCACCCGCAGCGTGATGTGCCACGCGGCATCCTCGGCTCGCTGGCCATCTGCACCGTTCTCTATGTGGCCGTGTCGGTGGTCGTCACCGGCATGCAGAAGTACAGCAAACTCTCCACCGACGCCCCGCTCGCCGATGCCTTCAAGGATCTCGGGCAGCCCTTCTTCGCGGGCGTGATCAGCTTCGGCGCCGCCGTCGGCCTGACCTCGGTCTGCATGATCCTGCTGCTCGGCCAGAGCCGGGTGTTCTTCGCGATGAGCCGCGACGGGCTGCTGCCGCGGATCTTTTCACGCGCCCACCCCCGCTTCGGGACCCCTTACCGGTCGACCATCGTGCTGGGTGTCGTCGTCGCCGTCGTCGCCGGCTTCACCTCGATCGACGAACTCGCCGAGCTGGTCAACATCGGCACTCTGTTCGCGTTCGTCGTGGTCGCCGTCGGCGTGGTCCTGCTCCGCCGCTCCCGGCCCGATCTGCATCGTTCCTTCCGTACCCCGTGGGTGCCGGTGGTGCCGGCGCTGTCCGTGCTCGCCTCGGTGTGGCTGATGCTCAATCTGCCCGCGGAGACCTGGGTCCGGTTCGCGATCTGGATGGTCATCGGGTTCGGCGTCTACTTCCTGTACGGGCGCTCGCACAGCCGCCTGGGCATCCGCAACCGGCAGACCGGCAAGGACTGA
- a CDS encoding PIN domain-containing protein: MDSMVIVDAANVVGSVPDGWWRDRHGAAERLRDALPQYADKGLPGLVPPPVEVVLVVEGAARGVESVEGVRVVPASGSGDDRIVQLVAAECGDRDCVVVTADRELRERVQALGARVTGPRAVWGRGHGEA; this comes from the coding sequence ATGGATTCCATGGTCATTGTCGATGCCGCGAACGTCGTCGGCTCGGTGCCCGACGGCTGGTGGCGGGACCGGCACGGCGCGGCGGAGCGGCTGCGCGACGCGCTGCCCCAGTACGCCGACAAGGGGCTGCCGGGGCTGGTGCCGCCGCCCGTCGAGGTGGTCCTGGTGGTGGAGGGCGCGGCGCGCGGGGTCGAATCCGTCGAGGGCGTACGGGTGGTGCCCGCGAGCGGCAGCGGCGACGACCGGATCGTGCAGCTGGTGGCCGCGGAGTGCGGCGACCGGGACTGTGTGGTGGTCACCGCGGACCGCGAGCTGCGGGAGCGGGTCCAGGCGCTGGGAGCCCGGGTGACGGGACCGCGGGCGGTGTGGGGCCGGGGGCACGGCGAGGCGTAG
- a CDS encoding 3-hydroxyacyl-CoA dehydrogenase NAD-binding domain-containing protein, whose amino-acid sequence MSTPTTELLKGAAELFPDEVVTQAHVRHLDLPYGAGKFALITLDNGFDHTKPTTFGPGSLANLNAAIDQVEKEAADGGIVGVGITGKPFIFAVGADLKGVELLGRHEDALAIGKGGHEVFKRLSGLPVPTFAYYNGAAMGGGVEVGLHCSYRTVSKALPAFSLPEVFLGLVPGWGGCALLPNLIGAEKAVSVIIENSLNQNKQLKGKQVFDLGIADAIFEGADFLEQSLIWTANVLKGDVAVERAEIDRGEAWDQAVAKGRFIADGKVHGAAPAAYRALDIIAAAKSGDLQAGFDAEDQALADLIMGGELRAGIYSFNLVQKRAKRPAGAPDKSLARPVSKVGVVGAGLMASQLALLFLRRLEVPVVLTDIDQERVDKGVGYVHAEIDKLLGKGRINQDKANRLKALVSGVLDKAEGFSDADFIIEAVFEEIGVKQQVFAEVEAVAPAHAILATNTSSLSVSEMASKLKHPERVVGFHFFNPVAILPLLEIVRGEKTDDASLATAFGVAKKLKKTAVLVKDAPAFVVNRILTRFMGEIQNVIDEGTPVETAEKAIEPLGLPMSPLVLLELVGPAIGLHVSETLNRSFPDRFTVSPNLKAVVEAGKRGFYVYDSGKPELDPEVAALLKQGDSVLTEEQVRDRVLDAVAQEIGLMLDEGVVAEAQDIDLCLITGAGWPFHLGGITPYLDRAGVSERVRGKKFLAPGVASVPA is encoded by the coding sequence GTGAGCACCCCCACCACCGAGCTTCTGAAGGGTGCGGCCGAGCTGTTCCCGGACGAGGTCGTCACCCAGGCGCACGTCCGCCACCTCGATCTGCCGTACGGCGCGGGCAAGTTCGCGCTGATCACGCTGGACAACGGCTTCGACCACACCAAGCCGACCACCTTCGGTCCCGGCTCGCTCGCGAACCTCAACGCCGCGATCGATCAGGTCGAGAAGGAGGCCGCGGACGGCGGCATCGTCGGCGTCGGCATCACCGGCAAGCCGTTCATCTTCGCCGTCGGCGCCGACCTCAAGGGCGTCGAGCTGCTGGGGCGGCACGAGGACGCGCTGGCCATCGGCAAGGGCGGCCACGAGGTCTTCAAGCGGCTCTCCGGGCTCCCCGTACCGACCTTCGCCTACTACAACGGTGCCGCGATGGGCGGCGGCGTCGAGGTCGGTCTGCACTGCTCCTACCGCACCGTCTCCAAGGCGCTGCCGGCCTTCTCGCTGCCCGAGGTCTTCCTCGGTCTCGTCCCGGGCTGGGGCGGCTGTGCGCTGCTGCCGAACCTCATCGGTGCGGAGAAGGCCGTCTCGGTCATCATCGAGAACTCGCTCAACCAGAACAAGCAGCTCAAGGGCAAGCAGGTCTTCGACCTCGGCATCGCGGACGCGATCTTCGAGGGCGCGGACTTCCTGGAGCAGTCGCTGATCTGGACCGCGAACGTCCTCAAGGGCGACGTGGCCGTCGAGCGCGCCGAGATCGACCGTGGCGAGGCCTGGGACCAGGCCGTTGCCAAGGGCCGGTTCATCGCCGACGGCAAGGTGCACGGCGCCGCCCCGGCCGCCTACCGGGCGCTGGACATCATCGCCGCCGCCAAGAGCGGGGACCTCCAGGCCGGTTTCGACGCCGAGGACCAGGCGCTCGCCGACCTGATCATGGGTGGCGAACTCCGCGCCGGTATCTACTCGTTCAACCTGGTGCAGAAGCGTGCCAAGCGGCCCGCCGGTGCGCCGGACAAGAGCCTGGCGCGCCCGGTCAGCAAGGTCGGTGTCGTCGGCGCCGGCCTGATGGCCTCGCAGCTGGCACTGCTGTTCCTGCGCCGCCTGGAGGTGCCGGTCGTGCTGACCGACATCGACCAGGAGCGCGTCGACAAGGGTGTGGGCTACGTCCACGCCGAGATCGACAAGCTGCTCGGCAAGGGCCGGATCAACCAGGACAAGGCCAACCGCCTCAAGGCCCTGGTCTCCGGCGTCCTCGACAAGGCCGAGGGCTTCTCCGACGCCGACTTCATCATCGAGGCCGTCTTCGAGGAGATCGGCGTCAAGCAGCAGGTGTTCGCGGAGGTGGAGGCCGTCGCCCCGGCGCACGCGATCCTCGCCACCAACACCTCCTCGCTGTCGGTCTCCGAGATGGCCTCGAAGCTCAAGCACCCCGAGCGGGTCGTCGGCTTCCACTTCTTCAACCCGGTCGCGATCCTGCCGCTGCTGGAGATCGTCCGCGGTGAGAAGACCGACGACGCCTCGCTGGCCACGGCCTTCGGTGTCGCCAAGAAGCTGAAGAAGACCGCGGTGCTGGTGAAGGACGCCCCGGCGTTCGTCGTCAACCGCATCCTGACCCGCTTCATGGGCGAGATTCAGAACGTCATCGACGAGGGCACCCCGGTCGAGACCGCCGAGAAGGCCATCGAGCCGCTCGGTCTGCCGATGTCGCCGCTGGTGCTGCTGGAGCTGGTCGGCCCGGCGATCGGTCTGCACGTGTCGGAGACCCTGAACCGCTCCTTCCCGGACCGCTTCACGGTCTCCCCCAACCTGAAGGCCGTCGTCGAGGCCGGCAAGCGCGGCTTCTACGTCTACGACTCCGGCAAGCCGGAGCTGGACCCCGAGGTCGCCGCGCTCCTCAAGCAGGGCGACTCGGTGCTGACGGAGGAGCAGGTCCGCGACCGCGTCCTGGACGCGGTGGCGCAGGAGATCGGCCTGATGCTGGACGAGGGTGTGGTCGCCGAGGCGCAGGACATCGACCTGTGCCTGATCACCGGCGCCGGCTGGCCCTTCCACCTGGGCGGCATCACGCCGTACCTGGACCGCGCGGGTGTCTCCGAGCGGGTGCGGGGCAAGAAGTTCCTGGCCCCGGGCGTGGCGAGCGTGCCCGCGTAA
- a CDS encoding thiolase family protein has protein sequence MPRTARDVVFVDGVRTPFGKAGPKGIYHETRADDLVVKAIRELLRRNPALDPAKIDEVAIAATTQIGDQGLTLGRTAGILAGLPQSVPGYSIDRMCAGALTAVTATAGSIAFGAYDAVIAGGVEHMGRHPMGEAVDPNPRFVSEKLVDESALFMGMTAENLHDRYPHITKQRADEYAVRSQEKAAKAYANGKIQQDLVPISVRNTNAEVGETGWGLVTADEPMRPGTTLENLTGLKTPFRAHGRVTAGNAAGLNDGATASILASEDFARENDLPVKMRLVSYAFAGVEPEVMGYGPIPATEKALAKAGLGIGDIDLFEVNEAFAVQVLAFLDHYGIADDDARVNQYGGAIAFGHPLASSGVRLMTQLARQFEEQPEVRYGLTTMCVGFGMGATVIWENPNHKDAGGSK, from the coding sequence GTGCCTCGTACCGCTAGGGACGTCGTCTTCGTAGACGGCGTCCGCACCCCGTTCGGCAAGGCGGGCCCGAAGGGCATCTACCACGAGACCCGCGCCGACGATCTCGTCGTGAAGGCCATCCGGGAGCTGCTGCGCCGCAACCCGGCCCTGGACCCCGCGAAGATCGACGAGGTCGCCATCGCCGCCACCACCCAGATCGGTGACCAGGGCCTGACCCTCGGCCGTACGGCCGGCATCCTCGCCGGCCTGCCGCAGTCCGTGCCCGGTTACTCCATCGACCGCATGTGTGCCGGTGCGCTGACCGCCGTCACCGCCACCGCCGGCTCCATCGCCTTCGGTGCGTACGACGCCGTCATCGCCGGCGGTGTCGAGCACATGGGCCGCCACCCCATGGGCGAGGCCGTCGACCCGAACCCGCGGTTCGTCAGCGAGAAGCTCGTCGACGAGTCCGCCCTGTTCATGGGCATGACCGCGGAGAACCTCCACGACCGCTACCCGCACATCACCAAGCAGCGCGCCGACGAGTACGCCGTGCGCTCGCAGGAGAAGGCGGCGAAGGCGTACGCGAACGGCAAGATCCAGCAGGATCTGGTACCGATCTCGGTGCGCAACACCAACGCGGAGGTCGGCGAGACCGGCTGGGGCCTGGTGACCGCCGACGAGCCGATGCGTCCGGGGACGACCCTGGAGAACCTCACCGGCCTGAAGACGCCGTTCCGCGCGCACGGCCGCGTCACGGCCGGCAACGCCGCGGGTCTCAACGACGGCGCCACCGCCTCGATCCTCGCCTCCGAGGACTTCGCGCGGGAGAACGACCTCCCGGTCAAGATGCGCCTGGTCTCCTACGCCTTCGCGGGCGTCGAGCCCGAGGTCATGGGCTACGGCCCGATCCCGGCCACCGAGAAGGCCCTCGCCAAGGCGGGCCTCGGCATCGGTGACATCGACCTGTTCGAGGTCAACGAGGCGTTCGCCGTGCAGGTGCTCGCCTTCCTCGACCACTACGGCATCGCCGACGACGACGCGCGCGTCAACCAGTACGGCGGCGCCATCGCCTTCGGTCACCCGCTGGCCTCCTCCGGTGTCCGGCTGATGACGCAGCTGGCCCGGCAGTTCGAGGAGCAGCCGGAGGTCCGCTACGGCCTGACCACCATGTGCGTCGGCTTCGGCATGGGCGCGACGGTCATCTGGGAGAACCCGAACCACAAGGACGCCGGAGGCAGCAAGTGA
- a CDS encoding PepSY domain-containing protein has product MDTNRSGVVIRRGRPAGPRAIGLVCAVAAAGALLSGCGKSDKADTGSPGAVPSRAVPASAPASPSGSLSEDRARRKALIPKAKVDYEQALKAGVAAVPASEAIAAELKGSPDAPYWSTVVATDDGTVSAVRVDAVSGKADQPHTQSDDPDDKKQLAARLSTAKVTAQQAAKTATEKTKGTVTTIGLGDADNGGDKAAWTVGVVTSDDWNQTMYEIDAATGKVLSMHVSED; this is encoded by the coding sequence ATGGATACGAACAGGAGTGGTGTCGTGATCCGGCGCGGGCGTCCGGCGGGGCCGCGCGCGATCGGTCTGGTCTGCGCCGTCGCCGCCGCGGGTGCGCTGCTGTCGGGCTGCGGGAAGAGCGACAAGGCCGACACGGGAAGCCCCGGCGCGGTCCCCTCGCGGGCGGTACCCGCCTCCGCCCCCGCATCGCCGAGCGGCTCGCTCAGCGAGGACCGCGCCCGGCGAAAGGCCCTGATCCCCAAGGCCAAGGTGGACTACGAGCAGGCGCTGAAGGCGGGGGTCGCGGCCGTCCCCGCCTCGGAGGCGATCGCCGCGGAGCTCAAGGGGTCGCCCGACGCCCCCTATTGGAGCACCGTGGTCGCGACCGACGACGGGACGGTGTCCGCCGTCCGCGTCGATGCCGTCTCCGGAAAGGCGGACCAGCCGCACACCCAGTCCGACGACCCCGACGACAAGAAGCAACTGGCCGCCCGGCTGTCCACGGCCAAGGTCACGGCCCAGCAGGCCGCGAAGACGGCCACCGAGAAGACGAAGGGCACCGTCACCACCATCGGACTCGGCGACGCCGACAACGGGGGCGACAAGGCGGCCTGGACCGTGGGCGTCGTGACCTCCGACGACTGGAACCAGACGATGTACGAGATCGACGCGGCCACCGGCAAGGTCCTGTCGATGCACGTCAGCGAGGACTGA
- a CDS encoding HRDC domain-containing protein: MTDAQKTAADTTLRATGDSPPDSRPAPVPLLEPREGIPPVTATDEALAEIVAAFAAGTGPVAVDAERASGYRYGQRAYLVQLRREGAGSVLIDPVGCPDLSALGEAIGDAEWVLHAATQDLPCLRDIGMVPTRLFDTELAGRLAGFARVGLGAMVENVLGFALEKGHSAVDWSTRPLPEPWLRYAALDVELLVDLRDALEEELTQQGKLEWARQEFAAIAAAPPPPPRKDPWRRTSGMHKVRRRRQMAVVRELWTARDQVAQRRDVSPGKVLGDAAIVEAALNLPANSHALAALPGFGHRMGRRQLEQWQAAVDRARTLSESELPQPGQPLNGPPPPRAWADKDPAAAARLSAARAAVTSLAESLNLPQENLITPDTVRRLCWEPPAEPTRESVAEVLTGHGARPWQIEQVAPLLTEALLTDTD; the protein is encoded by the coding sequence GTGACCGACGCCCAAAAGACCGCAGCAGACACGACACTGCGAGCGACCGGAGACTCGCCTCCGGATTCCCGACCGGCGCCGGTCCCTCTCCTGGAGCCCCGCGAGGGCATCCCCCCGGTGACCGCCACGGACGAGGCACTCGCCGAGATCGTGGCCGCCTTCGCGGCCGGTACGGGCCCGGTGGCCGTCGACGCCGAGCGGGCCTCGGGCTACCGCTACGGCCAGCGCGCCTACCTCGTACAGCTGCGCCGCGAAGGTGCCGGCAGCGTGCTGATCGACCCGGTCGGCTGCCCCGACCTGTCGGCGCTGGGCGAGGCGATCGGCGACGCCGAGTGGGTACTGCACGCCGCCACCCAGGACCTTCCGTGCCTGCGTGACATAGGGATGGTGCCCACCCGGCTGTTCGACACCGAGCTGGCCGGCCGGCTGGCCGGCTTCGCCCGGGTCGGCCTGGGTGCCATGGTCGAGAACGTTCTCGGCTTCGCTCTGGAGAAGGGCCACTCCGCCGTCGACTGGTCCACCCGTCCGCTGCCCGAGCCGTGGCTGCGCTATGCCGCGCTCGATGTCGAGCTGCTGGTGGATCTGCGCGACGCACTGGAGGAGGAGCTGACGCAGCAAGGGAAGCTGGAGTGGGCCCGGCAGGAGTTCGCGGCGATCGCCGCCGCTCCCCCGCCGCCGCCCCGCAAGGACCCCTGGCGCCGCACCTCCGGCATGCACAAGGTCCGCCGGCGCCGCCAGATGGCGGTCGTACGGGAGCTGTGGACGGCCCGTGACCAGGTGGCCCAGCGGCGCGATGTCTCACCCGGCAAGGTGCTCGGTGACGCCGCGATCGTCGAGGCGGCGCTGAACCTGCCGGCGAACAGCCATGCGCTGGCCGCACTGCCCGGTTTCGGCCACCGCATGGGCCGCCGGCAGCTGGAGCAGTGGCAGGCCGCCGTCGACCGCGCGCGCACGCTGTCCGAGAGCGAGCTGCCGCAGCCCGGCCAGCCGCTCAACGGGCCGCCGCCGCCGCGCGCCTGGGCCGACAAGGACCCGGCCGCCGCGGCCCGGCTGTCGGCCGCCCGCGCCGCGGTCACCTCGCTCGCCGAGAGCCTGAATCTCCCGCAGGAGAATCTGATCACTCCGGACACGGTGCGCCGGCTGTGCTGGGAACCGCCGGCCGAGCCGACCCGGGAGTCGGTCGCCGAGGTGCTGACGGGCCACGGCGCCCGCCCCTGGCAGATCGAGCAGGTCGCGCCGCTCCTCACCGAGGCGCTGCTGACGGACACCGACTGA
- a CDS encoding response regulator transcription factor: MSVLLEQPSSLVAYRPNKPTAMVVVADPRVRSTVTRHLWALGVRDVIEASSIAEARPRVGNPRDICVADVHLPDGSGLTLLSETRAAGWPNGLALSAADDIGAVRNALAGGVKGYVVTGTRTNLGLPGRPGTSPIGANAARMQRRPPGAPGHPGGYRELSGREVEVLRLVAEGQSNKAIGVSMGLSALTVKSHLARIARKLGTGDRAGMVAVALRTGIIH; this comes from the coding sequence GTGTCTGTTCTCCTCGAGCAACCTTCGAGCCTGGTCGCCTACCGCCCGAACAAGCCGACGGCCATGGTCGTCGTGGCCGACCCTCGCGTCCGCTCCACCGTCACCCGCCATCTGTGGGCTCTCGGAGTGCGTGACGTGATCGAGGCGTCGTCCATCGCGGAGGCCCGTCCCCGCGTCGGCAACCCGCGCGACATCTGCGTTGCCGACGTCCACCTTCCAGACGGCTCCGGCCTCACGCTTCTGTCCGAGACCCGGGCGGCGGGATGGCCCAACGGCCTCGCGCTGTCCGCGGCCGACGACATCGGCGCCGTACGCAACGCCCTGGCCGGCGGCGTCAAGGGCTATGTCGTCACCGGTACCCGCACCAACCTGGGCCTTCCCGGCCGCCCCGGCACCTCGCCGATCGGCGCCAACGCGGCCCGTATGCAGCGCCGCCCTCCGGGCGCCCCCGGCCACCCCGGCGGCTACCGGGAGCTGTCGGGCCGCGAGGTCGAGGTGTTGCGGCTGGTGGCGGAGGGCCAGTCCAACAAGGCCATCGGCGTCTCGATGGGGCTGTCGGCACTGACCGTGAAGAGCCACTTGGCCCGCATCGCACGCAAGCTCGGCACCGGTGACCGGGCCGGAATGGTGGCGGTGGCACTGCGCACCGGCATCATTCACTGA
- a CDS encoding DUF3000 domain-containing protein, with protein sequence MAAAHEHLADSADEAPIPFRQAVEALRAARLRPEIEIDPTPAPKRLAPYAYALEAAVVERGSGPDGEDKDLADGRLVVLHNPAGDDTWQGTFRVVTLARAELEPEMGADPLLPEVSWSWLTGALDARGVRYGAPSGTVTRAGSHYFGGLAAREPATQIEIRASWTPAEGPGGVPELAVHLSAWCDLLCQVAGLPPATLDMTPRGGIVPLPQRRGAQPR encoded by the coding sequence ATGGCTGCGGCTCACGAACACCTCGCGGACAGCGCGGACGAGGCCCCGATCCCCTTCCGTCAGGCGGTCGAGGCGCTCCGCGCGGCACGACTGCGGCCGGAGATCGAGATCGACCCGACGCCCGCTCCGAAACGGCTCGCGCCGTATGCGTATGCGCTGGAGGCAGCGGTCGTCGAGCGCGGATCCGGTCCGGACGGCGAGGACAAGGATCTGGCGGACGGCCGGCTGGTGGTGCTGCACAACCCGGCCGGCGACGACACCTGGCAGGGCACCTTCCGGGTGGTGACGCTGGCACGGGCGGAGCTGGAGCCGGAGATGGGCGCCGATCCGCTGTTGCCGGAGGTGTCGTGGTCCTGGCTCACGGGTGCGCTGGATGCGCGCGGGGTGCGCTACGGCGCACCGAGCGGGACCGTGACCCGCGCCGGCTCGCACTACTTCGGCGGGCTCGCGGCGCGCGAGCCCGCGACGCAGATCGAGATCCGGGCGTCATGGACACCGGCCGAAGGGCCCGGCGGAGTGCCGGAGCTGGCGGTGCATCTGTCGGCGTGGTGCGATCTGCTGTGCCAGGTCGCGGGCCTGCCGCCGGCCACGCTCGACATGACGCCGCGCGGCGGGATCGTCCCGCTGCCGCAGCGTCGCGGCGCACAGCCCCGCTGA
- the hemE gene encoding uroporphyrinogen decarboxylase has translation MSANECPTGQQQTGTHDSAFLKACRREPVPHTPVWFMRQAGRSLPEYRKVREGIAMLDSCMRPELVTEITLQPVRRHNVDAAIYFSDIVVPLKAIGIDLDIKPGVGPVVENPIRTRADLEQLRTLEPGDVSYVTEAIGMLVRELGGTPLIGFAGAPFTLASYLVEGGPSRNHERTKALMYGDPQLWADLLDRLADITAAFLKVQIEAGASAVQLFDSWVGALSPADYRRSVMPASTKVFQAVEGYGVPRIHFGVGTGELLGLLGEAGADVVGVDWRVPLDEAARRVGAGKALQGNIDPAVLFAPREAVETKAREVLDAAAGLEGHIFNLGHGVLPSTDPDALTRLVEYVHTQTAR, from the coding sequence GTGAGCGCCAACGAATGCCCCACGGGCCAGCAGCAGACCGGTACGCACGACTCGGCCTTCCTCAAGGCATGCCGGCGTGAGCCGGTGCCGCACACGCCGGTGTGGTTCATGCGTCAGGCGGGGCGCTCACTCCCCGAGTACCGCAAGGTCCGCGAGGGCATCGCGATGCTCGACTCCTGCATGCGGCCCGAACTGGTCACCGAGATCACGCTCCAGCCCGTGCGCCGCCACAACGTCGACGCCGCCATCTACTTCAGCGACATCGTCGTCCCCCTCAAGGCCATCGGTATCGACCTCGACATCAAGCCCGGTGTCGGCCCGGTCGTCGAGAACCCGATCCGCACCCGCGCGGACCTGGAGCAGCTGCGCACCCTCGAGCCCGGTGACGTCTCGTACGTCACCGAGGCCATCGGGATGCTGGTCCGCGAGCTGGGCGGCACGCCGCTGATCGGCTTCGCCGGCGCGCCCTTCACGCTCGCCAGCTACCTCGTCGAGGGCGGCCCGTCGCGCAACCACGAGCGCACCAAGGCCCTCATGTACGGCGACCCGCAGCTGTGGGCCGACCTGCTGGACCGCCTCGCCGACATCACCGCCGCCTTCCTCAAGGTCCAGATCGAGGCCGGGGCGAGCGCCGTCCAGCTCTTCGACTCCTGGGTCGGCGCACTCTCGCCGGCCGACTACCGCCGCTCCGTGATGCCCGCCTCCACCAAGGTCTTCCAGGCGGTCGAGGGCTATGGCGTCCCGCGGATCCACTTCGGCGTCGGCACCGGCGAACTCCTCGGCCTGCTGGGCGAGGCGGGCGCGGATGTCGTCGGCGTCGACTGGCGGGTGCCGCTGGACGAGGCGGCCCGCCGCGTCGGTGCCGGCAAGGCGTTGCAGGGCAACATCGACCCGGCCGTGCTCTTCGCGCCCCGCGAGGCCGTCGAGACCAAGGCCCGTGAGGTCCTCGACGCGGCCGCCGGCCTGGAAGGCCACATCTTCAACCTCGGCCACGGCGTACTGCCCTCCACCGACCCGGACGCGCTGACCCGCCTCGTCGAATACGTCCACACGCAGACGGCCCGCTGA